TTGAAAGGGACGCAATGGATAACGAATACAAATTACGAATCAAGGACCTGCCCGAAAGTGAACGCCCGCGAGAAAGACTTCATAAGTACGGACCAGAGATTCTGAAAGACTCAGAGTTATTAGCCATTATTCTCAAGAGTGGCTTCAAAGGAACAACTGCCGTTCAACTCGGCGAACAGATCCTTACAGCACTTGGCGGTGATCTCAAACGGATGGCTGATTACAAATCCAAGCAATTTGAAAAGATCAAAGGTGTCGGCGAAGCGAAAGCAGCACAGATCGTCGCAGCACTTGAACTCGGAAAACGACTCGCACGCTTCCATGCCGAGCGAGATAAGATTACCTCACCGAGCGATGTCGCCGACTTGATGATGTCTAAAATGCGATACCTACAAAAAGAAATCGTTTGCGTCTTATGTCTCGATACTAAAGGCGGCGTAACCACAAAGGGGATCGCAGGCGATCTTGATAGTGACTTGACTTGGGGCAAAAAACTATCGGAAGCAACAGTTTTTGAAGGCACACTCAACGCCAGCGTTTTTCACCCACGCGAAATTTTTCGATTCGCAATTGAGGAATCCGCGAACTCAATCGTCCTTGTCCATAATCATCCATCTGGCGACCCGCAACCGAGTCAGGAAGACATTCGGGCAACCAAACAATTGATTGAGGCTGGCAACCAAATCGGGATTAAAGTATTAGATCATGTCGTCATTGGGGACGGGATCTTTGTGAGTCTAAAGGAAGAGGGATTCATTTGAAAGGTTCACTTTGCATCACGTTGCCGAAGCACTTCATATAGCAGAACACCGGCTGCAACTGAAACGTTGAGCGATGCAATTTTTCCTAACATCGGTAGATGCACGAGATAGTCACACTTCTCCTTGGCAAGCCGTCGGATGCCTGTCCCCTCGCCGCCCAACACGAGACATAAGGGTACATTAAAATCTGCATCGGTGTATAGCAATGACGTATCCCCAGTAGCACCTGCAACCCAGATGCCTGCTTTTTTAAGCGTGTCTATGGTGCGCGCGAGGTTCGTTACTTTGACAATAGGGATATAGGCAGAAGCACCTGCTGATGCCTTGTGAACAGCGGCTGTGATACCGACAGCACGGTTCTTCGGAATGATGACAGCGTCGGCATTCGCAGCATCGGCAGTTCGGAGGATCGCCCCAAAATTCCTCGGATCCTGAACCCCGTCTAACATAATCAACAGCGCATCGCGCGCCCCATGTTGCACCTTCGCGAGTATTGATGACAGATCACTATAATGTGGGGTACTCACAAAAGCAATAACACCTTGATGCGGCACAGAGGGTTCAAGCCTATCTAATTCGCGGCGTGTACAGCGTTTTATGGGGATGCCTGCCCGTTCCGCCATTGTGACAATTTGGTGGATGCGCGAGTGCGTGTTTCCTTCGACGATACAGATTTTTTCCACATCTTGAGACTCACGCTGTAGGCGTTCTATGACTGGGTTTCTGCCAACGATATATTCAGGCATAGACAAGTACAAAAGGGCGGATTGGGCATCCGCCCTTTGAAGTTAGTTACCACGGACGAATTTAACATCGGGGCCACGCGGCGTGATTTTGATATCTGGGTCCGCCGCTTGGCATTGGACACAGGTTATATCGCCAACGTTTGCATTTTCCATCAGCGGCGCGAGTTTTCCCAATTTAAACACAAAACTTAAAATGTCGTCTGCTGGGATTTTCCCGCCACACGCACTACAAGGGATCGCTTCCCCTGACTTGACTTTCGCTAAAAGTTCTGAAGCCTTCATAATTTCCTTCCGTTTTAGAGTAACCCAATTATCTAAAGGAAATAACGTTCCTTCTGCTTATCCGATTCGTACGCTTCGTACGCTTCTTGTGCTGAATCTACTTCGGAGACTTCGGCGATAGGCACATCCCACCAAGATTCGTAGCGCGGGACCTGCTCGTAGTAATCCACATCAATCTTCACAACAGTTGTGTGTGCTGCTTCGCGTGCTTCATGTAAAGCAGCTTTGAGACTCTGCAAAGTCGTCGCTTCAATTACCTTGGCACCGAGGCTCGCGGCATTCGCGGCAAGATCCACCGGTAAAAAATCACCGGAAAGTTCGCCACTATCTTCGTCACGGTAGCGGAAACGGGTGGCAAACCCCTGTGCACCCGTCGCACGAGATAACCCACCGATGCTACTATGCCCTTCATTATTAACAAGCACAACAATCAGTTTATAGCCTTCCTGAATGGATGTGATAATTTCCTGTGCTAACATCAGGTATGAACCATCACCTACCATAACATAGACATCACGACTCGGATCTGCCATTTTGATGCCCAACCCACCGGCAATTTCATATCCCATACACGAGTACCCGTATTCCAAATGGTACTGTTTTGGATCGCGGGTCCGCCATAATTTATGCAGATCACCCGGCAAGCTGCCCGCAGCACAAACTATGACATCTTCAGGACGAGAGAACTCATTCACCACACCAATCACTTCGCTTTGGCTCGGCAAGGGACCGTGACTGAGATGATAAAGCCGATCTACCTCTTCCTCCCACTCGGCACGATATTTCTCAATTTGCGCGCTGTAGTCTGCAGCAACGTGATAGTCTCCTACGGCAGTAGCGAGTTCGGCAAGCGTGACACGTGCGTCCGCAACGAGAGGTAGCGCAGCATGCTTATAGGCATCAAATTCAGCGACATTGATATTGATAAAACGGACATTCGGGTTCTGGAAAGCCGTTTTGGAAGCAGTCGTAAAATCACTTAAGCGCGTGCCAATGGCAATAACCAAGTCTGCCTCTCGTGCGGTGATATTCGCACCCGGTGTACCGGTCGCGCCTATTGCGCCGAGATTCTGTGGATGATTATACGGTAATGACCCTTTACCTGCGAAGGTTTCGCCAACCGGGATACCTGTCTGCTCTACAAATTGCGCGAGTTGCGTTGTGGCTTCGCTATAGATCACACCACCACCGGCGATAATTAAGGGGCGTTTACTCTCGCGAATCCATGCCGCTGCTCGACGCAACAGCCCTTCGTCTGCACGCGGACGAGAGATGGTATAGACGCGCTTCTCAAAGAGCTGGGCAGGGTAATCGTACGCCTCGGCTTGAACATCTTGCGGGAGTGATAGCGTTACGGTACCTGTTTCCGCCTGAGATGTTAGCACCCGCATCGCCTCTGGTAACGCTGTGATGATCTGTTCTGGGCGGTTAATGCGGTCCCAATAGCGTGAAATCGGTTTGAAACAATCGTTCACCGAGTAATCTTGTGAACTCGGGGACTCCAGCTGCTGTAAAACTGGGGCGACTAAACGGGTCGAAAAGATGTCCCCCGGTAACAAGAGCACAGGTAATCGGTTAATTGTCGCGCCCGCTGCACCTGTAATCATATTCGTCGCGCCCGGCCCGATAGAGGATGTGCAAGCAAAGGCGCGCAAACGGTTATTCATCTTGGTAAATGCAGCAGCGGTATGCACCATTGACTGTTCATTCCGGGTTTGATAGAAACGAAAGGTATCAGCGTACTGGTGCAACGCTTGCCCAATCCCGGCAACATTGCCATGCCCAAAGATACCGAACATCCCAGCGAAGAACTGGTTTTCGTTCCCGTCTCTTTCAACGTATTGTTGTTCAAGAAATTGAACGATGGCTTGTCCCATCGTGAGTTTTCGTGTGCTCATGAAGATGATTCCGCATTTTCCTGCGTAGAAAATGTGTCTCCTTTGATAAAGTGGCGTATGGATTGAGGCACGAGGGTATAATCATCCATACAGGTTCGGGTAATCGCGTTTACCATCCACCGCGCGCCTTGACAAATTCATCAACTTCGGGCATTGTTGGCATAAAGTTCGCGCAGCCGTGCCGTGTTACGACAATCGCGCCAGTTGCATTGCCAAGACGCGCTGACTTCTCCCAACTCCAGCCGCTGAGGTTACCGTAAATGAAACCGCTCGCGAAGGCATCCCCCGCACCGAGGGTATTGTAAACTTCAACAGGAAATGGTGCCGCGTGAATGACTTCACCACTCATCAGATGAACATCTGCACCTTTAATACCACGTTTCACTATGAGCGCATCTGGCCCCGCACGCAAAAGCGTTTCAATCGCAACCGCCATATCGCCTTCAATTGTAGGGTTGGAAATTTGGGAGTGCTCAATTGTGAGTTGCGAAAGGTCAGTAAGCGTAGCGGCTTTGATCTCCTCTTCTGTGCCGATAGCAATATCAATATAACGCAACGCAGATCGAACAACAACGCCAAATGCTCTCGGATCATGCCACTGATCTGCCCGAAAATCGAGATCCAAAAAGACTTGGTTACCAACGGATTGTGCCTGCTCTGCAGCATAAAGCGTCGCACTACGACTCGGTTCTTTGCTCAAACCCGTACCGGATATCAACACTGCCCGACTTTCAGCGATTGGCGCAGCGAGAACATCGTCAATAGTGAGTTCAATATCCGCACAGTTATCACGGTAGTAAATCAGAGGGAACCGATCAGGGGGTTCGATACCAAGTACCACGGCACTCGTTCGGTGATCAGGCTTATGCGGAATAAACTCGGTTTCAACGCCTTCATTCTTCAAAAACTTGAGCAGGAACTCGCCAACCGGATCTTCACCGATAGCTGTCAATAGCGCAGCCTGAAGCCCAAGTCGCTGAACACCGACGCTGATGTTGGTCGGACACCCGCCGACGAAGGCACCGAAACTTTTAATGTCTGGAAATGCCGCACCGATGTCATTCGCGTAGAGATCTAAAGAACTCCGTCCAATTGTGAGGAGGTCGTATGGTTTCATCTTG
This DNA window, taken from Candidatus Poribacteria bacterium, encodes the following:
- the iolC gene encoding 5-dehydro-2-deoxygluconokinase, whose product is MKPYDLLTIGRSSLDLYANDIGAAFPDIKSFGAFVGGCPTNISVGVQRLGLQAALLTAIGEDPVGEFLLKFLKNEGVETEFIPHKPDHRTSAVVLGIEPPDRFPLIYYRDNCADIELTIDDVLAAPIAESRAVLISGTGLSKEPSRSATLYAAEQAQSVGNQVFLDLDFRADQWHDPRAFGVVVRSALRYIDIAIGTEEEIKAATLTDLSQLTIEHSQISNPTIEGDMAVAIETLLRAGPDALIVKRGIKGADVHLMSGEVIHAAPFPVEVYNTLGAGDAFASGFIYGNLSGWSWEKSARLGNATGAIVVTRHGCANFMPTMPEVDEFVKARGGW
- the iolD gene encoding 3D-(3,5/4)-trihydroxycyclohexane-1,2-dione acylhydrolase (decyclizing), whose product is MSTRKLTMGQAIVQFLEQQYVERDGNENQFFAGMFGIFGHGNVAGIGQALHQYADTFRFYQTRNEQSMVHTAAAFTKMNNRLRAFACTSSIGPGATNMITGAAGATINRLPVLLLPGDIFSTRLVAPVLQQLESPSSQDYSVNDCFKPISRYWDRINRPEQIITALPEAMRVLTSQAETGTVTLSLPQDVQAEAYDYPAQLFEKRVYTISRPRADEGLLRRAAAWIRESKRPLIIAGGGVIYSEATTQLAQFVEQTGIPVGETFAGKGSLPYNHPQNLGAIGATGTPGANITAREADLVIAIGTRLSDFTTASKTAFQNPNVRFININVAEFDAYKHAALPLVADARVTLAELATAVGDYHVAADYSAQIEKYRAEWEEEVDRLYHLSHGPLPSQSEVIGVVNEFSRPEDVIVCAAGSLPGDLHKLWRTRDPKQYHLEYGYSCMGYEIAGGLGIKMADPSRDVYVMVGDGSYLMLAQEIITSIQEGYKLIVVLVNNEGHSSIGGLSRATGAQGFATRFRYRDEDSGELSGDFLPVDLAANAASLGAKVIEATTLQSLKAALHEAREAAHTTVVKIDVDYYEQVPRYESWWDVPIAEVSEVDSAQEAYEAYESDKQKERYFL
- a CDS encoding JAB domain-containing protein; this encodes MDNEYKLRIKDLPESERPRERLHKYGPEILKDSELLAIILKSGFKGTTAVQLGEQILTALGGDLKRMADYKSKQFEKIKGVGEAKAAQIVAALELGKRLARFHAERDKITSPSDVADLMMSKMRYLQKEIVCVLCLDTKGGVTTKGIAGDLDSDLTWGKKLSEATVFEGTLNASVFHPREIFRFAIEESANSIVLVHNHPSGDPQPSQEDIRATKQLIEAGNQIGIKVLDHVVIGDGIFVSLKEEGFI
- the rlmB gene encoding 23S rRNA (guanosine(2251)-2'-O)-methyltransferase RlmB — encoded protein: MPEYIVGRNPVIERLQRESQDVEKICIVEGNTHSRIHQIVTMAERAGIPIKRCTRRELDRLEPSVPHQGVIAFVSTPHYSDLSSILAKVQHGARDALLIMLDGVQDPRNFGAILRTADAANADAVIIPKNRAVGITAAVHKASAGASAYIPIVKVTNLARTIDTLKKAGIWVAGATGDTSLLYTDADFNVPLCLVLGGEGTGIRRLAKEKCDYLVHLPMLGKIASLNVSVAAGVLLYEVLRQRDAK